The DNA window AGGTTGCTAGACAAATGAGTTAAGGGTGAGCACTCGAAATATTTGTCATATGTCATCATGCTTCATGTGACTGTCAGTTTTCCACAGTGTTCAAGTATTGAAATTTATTCAACTATGCAAATTTAACTTTTGTTGGGACGATTTCTCTTTTCAAAGGTTGTGTAATTTCACTATTGTTTGAGTATCAAAGGTTATGTAACTAGTACTCCTCCTTTCTCAGTTTCAAATTTGATTGTGATTAAGACATTTATGTTGTTTCCGCAATTTATTGCATTAGTTTTAGACTGAATTCAAACAATTATGTTGTTTAAACAAAAGTGATTAATAAGAAAATCCATGTTGCACTTGTATTCTTTCTTCTAACTCTATACATTGTGTACAAATGATTATATGAGCATTTTCTTATATGTGGAATcgtaaatcataataataaatattttgtcgATTTGGTTATTAGTTTAGCATGTTCACAAATTGAAAATCAATAAACCAAATCGATGATACTTACCTATTGGTGTAGGTGATGTAAATTAGATCAATGATTATAATTTTAACCTGTAAATTCCGGAATAATTTAATTCGCGAGAATCCTTATTACTTTAGAACAATTATTATTGGTTAATGAAATACAGTCTTTTTTGTATTCATTTTGCAAAAGATTTATCGTTCATGCACAATACACACGACGAGCCACTCTTATCTTACTTATCTCCTATTTTCTTGCTGAAGATAGCCAAACTAGTATTTCTTTCTTTCACCACACATTACATTATTTTTACCTTGAAAGTGTAGAGACTAGAAACAAGCCTTGTAGCTTTTTGGTTGTGAAATTTTCAGGATAATTGTTTAGAGGGGTTATTTTTGAtagacaatatttttaaaaaaatttcgaaGAAATTCGAAATTTTATGAGAAGAGGTTAGATAAAAATCTACAATTTTGTAAGTCATTACAAATACTAAACggcaatataatattttatccATAAGGGTGAAGCAATATACATCAATCATTAGACTCCGGTCTAATATTTGTGGAAAGGTAATTCTTCATAACTTCATAAAATAGGGGTGTATATTAGGCTATTTACGTAAATCAGCCCTTTTGGTTGAGAAGGTCCATTTTATCAAAGCCCAATGCAATAATAACAAATTATGGGCCTAAGCCCATTAAGAACTAGGGCTTTGATTTACATTCTAACCCGTTGAGAACTAGGGCTTTATAAAGCCAAAACGTTAGGGTTTTACACTCCATTTCATCCAGCCGAGAGAGATAGTGTGTAAGAGAGAGAATCAGCGGCGGAGAGGATGGTGAAGTTTTTGAAGCCAAACAAGGCTGTTATCCTTCTTCAAGGCAAATATGCCGGCCGGAAAGCTGTGATCGTAAGGGCATTTGATGAAGGAACAAGGGACAGGCCATATGGCCATTGTTTGGTTGCAGGTATCTCCAAGTACCCGAAGAAGGTGATCCGCAAGGATTCAGCAAAGAAGCAGGCGAAGAAATCTCGTGTGAAGGCTTTCATCAAGCTCGTGAACTACAACCACATCATGCCAACTCGTTACACACTCGATGTGGATCTGAAGGATGTTGTCAATGCTGATGTTCTTCAGGCACGGGACAAGAAGGTGACCGCTGCAAAGGAGACCAAGGCTAGGCTTGAGGAAAGGTTCAAGACAGGGAAAAATCGCTGGTTCTTCACTAAGCTTAGGTTCTGAGCGAAGATTGAATCCGATTTTGATGAAATGGTAATATTCTTAGTATTAAAGAGTTTTGAGGGATGTTGTTTTTGTTATCAAAGATACTGTTAGGCtgtttttttgtgtttgaaCTATTTTATTGATGGTTAAGTCTTGGCTCTTGTTTTAGTTATCTACAATTTTATAATGGTTTGTTTCTAGTGTCCTGTGTTGCATTTTTCGGTGTGTGTTCTATATTGTTTTAATTACTGCAGATTATTTGTGTAACATACCAATTGCACAGATTCTGGTGTTATAAGAACGACTCTACTGAGTCTTCTTAGGAATGGATAAATTGTTATATGTATGTTTTGTTTAATCAAAGCGTGAAAGCATCGTCCGTAGTGCAATAGATTATGGGACTCGTAATCCCAAAGATAATCAGTTTGTTGTTTGCTTTGTTTACTCCTCTCCTTTTGTACACCCcacaacaacatcaacatagCTAGTGCATCGCACTAGGATTCATCAACAGTATTGCAATTGGGATAGAATTAGCAGACTACCTTGCCTTcttgttgttttctttgtttatctTCTTCCATAGGATAGCCCATCAGGATGACATGCAGCTTAATGATCTATTCGAACATATCTGTTGCTATGTGAGTACGTCTGCCATTTGTTGGTGATCACAAGTTGAAAATAGTGGTCATTATGAGCTTTGGTTATTTCACCATTGGGTATCAATCATTCCATCATGTCTGGACTCTCCATCCCTATACTAGCTTTGTCTGGCTATGTGAATCCTTAGTATTTCCTCCTATGGGTCCATTTCCTTCATACACAAAATGATTTGTCTTTCGAAGTCAATTAGGATTGTTTTGAATCTCAGTCACTACTATCTCCAGGTCTTATTGACCTTGCATATGTGTTTTAACATCAACTAAGTGTTAGAAGGCTCTCGCCCAGGTGCTCTATTAGCAAGACAAATGTAGAGAACCTTACCCTCATTCAAGCTTTTTTGAGCTGTAGAAGTTCATCAGATTgtttctccatttttcttcGTCACATTCATCCATTCCACACTTTTAAATCTCATTAGAGCAGTGCACCCTGATATCAACTCCTTTTAACGCTTTCATTCCAATCTATGTGTATCATATGTTTAATACATTGTTatctataaaatatattaaaactgTATTATAAATCCATTAACAAGTGTccaatgaaaaaatatgttattgcAATTATTGTAATAGTTCTCCAGGTGAATTATATGACCAATTGGTTTTTTCACATCAGTATGTGTCTGACAAGGATTTGCTACATGCTGGAATTGCACCTAAGTGCCTATTTCTTTTGTCTGCTGATGGAATTGATGATGGCCTCTATGAAATGGTGCTTGTGTGCGTCTAGTTGCAAGGAGAAGTTAGTTTGTAAAGTATTTATAAGGTTCAAAAAGTGGCTAAAATCTACTCCATATGAGTCTTGCTCACTTTCCATGTGCAGGACTCTTGAAACAAAATGATTTTAAACGTCATTAGGTGTTCTTTCTCATGAACGTTTCTGCGTAGCTTGTGAAAATGTTGGATAGATTGCAGATTTGAGTTCTCCACCGATGTATAGAAAAGCATTCGTGATCCCTCAGGTTTTTAGTTAGAGTGGTTAAGGTTCGAGTTGTCTCCCTCTTTGGATCTTGTACTATGTCACATACATACGGATCACATTAGGTATAATATTAGATACATATATGATATATCCATATGTATCTAGGTTGATCCACATATATTAGGATACCAATTCCATGGGAGAGTGACAAGCGAGATGAGAGACATACCTTGATTGATTTGAATATATCTAGGATATCATATACATGGGTGAGTGACAAGTGAGATGAGAGACATACTTAGATTGATTTGCACATATCTTGGATATCAAATACATGGGAGAGTGACAAGCGAGATGAGAGACATACCTAGATTGATTCACATATATCTAGGATACCAAATAAATGGGAGAGCAACAAGCAAAGATGAGAGAGGGGTGAGAAAGATTTGCTATATATCCTAGATACGTGCGGATCCACTTGGATATAATgtatcaagaataaattatagTACCTAAATTTGACttcatgtatttgagatacatgtatctagaatTATCTGCACCAAAATCTAGCAAGCTACATCATATGACAAACTAGaatgtatctaagtaattaatttataaaattaatgggatttatgtaatatttatagaattaatttttttaactttgtcatcaaatcagtaaatgtataaaattcgAGTTCTTTAACGAATTACCAGTAAACAACAAATTGGATTTCATTTCACACCAGTGAAGCTTGAGAAATGtaagatatactaaattttaCTCCTATTTTTATGAGACAAatgttattttcaattgattttcgACAACCCTTCTTTATTCAAATGTGAAATCGATCATGTGAATAAACGAGTGAAGCAAATAATCCAATAAGGCGTGATGTTAGCACTAAGCAGAGGCGAATCTACGATTTTTCGAATACGGGTGCATcaagaaaaatgtattaagtGGGAATTGATCCTCAGTCTTCAAGgtcaaaagctcaacat is part of the Solanum stenotomum isolate F172 chromosome 8, ASM1918654v1, whole genome shotgun sequence genome and encodes:
- the LOC125872032 gene encoding 60S ribosomal protein L27 encodes the protein MVKFLKPNKAVILLQGKYAGRKAVIVRAFDEGTRDRPYGHCLVAGISKYPKKVIRKDSAKKQAKKSRVKAFIKLVNYNHIMPTRYTLDVDLKDVVNADVLQARDKKVTAAKETKARLEERFKTGKNRWFFTKLRF